A window from Thunnus albacares chromosome 19, fThuAlb1.1, whole genome shotgun sequence encodes these proteins:
- the mrpl36 gene encoding 39S ribosomal protein L36, mitochondrial isoform X1, with protein MRVSLACCIAVLKYIPGHGFDIMASHLLKHLATSLAQMSRLTPTFSSPAANAYRCLYTLTTAPRTLLLSSARVNSIQPCSSGSSAQCGSSLLGQCEHLPWIQPSAGMKTKSALKRRCKDCFFVRRRGRMFVYCKTNPRHKQRQG; from the exons ATGCGCGTCTCCTTAGCATGTTGCATAGCTGTCCTGAAGTATATACCGGGCCATG GCTTTGACATCATGGCGTCCCACCTGTTGAAGCACCTGGCTACCTCCCTGGCTCAGATGAGCCGGTTAACGCCAACCTTCTCTTCACCTGCAGCTAATGCTTACAGATGTCTGTACACTCTCACCACAGCTCCCCgcacactgctgctgtcatcGGCCAGAGTCAACTCAATCCAGCCCTGTTCGTCTGGCTCCTCAGCTCAGTGTGGATCATCTCTGTTGGGACAGTGTGAGCATCTTCCCTGGATCCAGCCCTCTGCAGGGATGAAAACCAAGTCTGCCCTGAAGAGGCGCTGCAAAGACTGTTTCTTCGTTCGGCGAAGGGGACGTATGTTTGTGTACTGCAAGACAAATCCAAGACACAAGCAGAGACAGGGCTGA
- the mrpl36 gene encoding 39S ribosomal protein L36, mitochondrial isoform X2 produces the protein MASHLLKHLATSLAQMSRLTPTFSSPAANAYRCLYTLTTAPRTLLLSSARVNSIQPCSSGSSAQCGSSLLGQCEHLPWIQPSAGMKTKSALKRRCKDCFFVRRRGRMFVYCKTNPRHKQRQG, from the coding sequence ATGGCGTCCCACCTGTTGAAGCACCTGGCTACCTCCCTGGCTCAGATGAGCCGGTTAACGCCAACCTTCTCTTCACCTGCAGCTAATGCTTACAGATGTCTGTACACTCTCACCACAGCTCCCCgcacactgctgctgtcatcGGCCAGAGTCAACTCAATCCAGCCCTGTTCGTCTGGCTCCTCAGCTCAGTGTGGATCATCTCTGTTGGGACAGTGTGAGCATCTTCCCTGGATCCAGCCCTCTGCAGGGATGAAAACCAAGTCTGCCCTGAAGAGGCGCTGCAAAGACTGTTTCTTCGTTCGGCGAAGGGGACGTATGTTTGTGTACTGCAAGACAAATCCAAGACACAAGCAGAGACAGGGCTGA
- the ndufs6 gene encoding NADH dehydrogenase [ubiquinone] iron-sulfur protein 6, mitochondrial has protein sequence MAAVAGRVLSFSKNVKVLVSPLRLSAVPAHRYSLEVSSTGEVITHTGQVYDEKDPRRARFVGRQKEVNKNFAIKLVAEEPVTDIEARVVSCDGGGGALGHPKVYINLDKDTKVGTCGYCGLQFKQKHHH, from the exons ATGGCGGCCGTAGCGGGCAGAGTTCTGTCCTTCAGTAAAAATGTTAAGGTGCTTGTTTCACCTTTGAGGCTGTCAGCTGTACCTGCTCACCGCTACAGTTTAGAGGTTTCCAGCACCGGCGAGGTCATCACTCACACCGGCCAG GTGTATGATGAAAAGGATCCCAGGAGAGCCAGATTCGTTGGCAGACAGAAAGAG GTGAATAAGAACTTTGCCATCAAGTTGGTGGCAGAGGAGCCAGTGACTGACATTGAGGCCAGAGTGGTGTCCTgtgatggaggtggaggagccCTGGGTCACCCCAAAGTCTATATCAACCTG gATAAAGATACAAAAGTGGGCACATGTGGCTACTGTGGATTACAGTTCAAGCAGAAGCATCATCACTGA
- the irx4b gene encoding iroquois-class homeodomain protein IRX-4b: MAYSQLGYSYSTTPQFLMTSSSLAGCLEPGTTPSHPALRSPGHQLTPGSSIGVYSGPYPKSQGYYNTCTSDATALYSRGPLEPKDRAASVHVGTSQTPAYYPYEYTFGQYPYDRYGYSSSDGASRRKNATRETTGTLKAWLQEHQKNPYPTKGEKIMLAIITRMTLTQVSTWFANARRRLKKENKVTWSPRACKSSDDRGCDEDSDEAEKPLKTDKDLPDQQCADLQSDLEDFDLLESDASDCEPKPQFLPEDNEANPNTNIRHGHLTHNPDPLHGTERLTPDCPKLTSVQDQNSTFYPNPDVRSSDAKPKIWSIAHTAVSLDPSLQPEYPPCMLSSTRSSSPGYPSNMALTKADRQQDSPVDTLREWVDGVFHGPPFQQPKPAALWKGLNEAVIDSRTPGQSFVRSTSSL, translated from the exons ATGGCTTACTCTCAGCTGGGATACTCCTACTCCACCACACCGCAG TTTCTGATGACCTCCAGCTCCTTGGCCGGTTGTCTGGAGCCGGGAACGACTCCGTCCCACCCGGCGCTGCGCTCACCGGGCCACCAACTCACCCCTGGTTCCAGCATCGGTGTCTACAGCGGCCCTTATCCAAAGAGCCAAGGTTACTACAACACCTGCACCAGCGACGCCACCGCTCTCTATTCCAGA GGGCCACTAGAACCCAAAGACAGAGCTGCCTCTGTGCATGTGGGGACATCTCAGACTCCTGCCTACTATCCCTATGAATATACATTTGGACAATATCCTTATGACAGATATGG GTATTCCTCCTCTGATGGAGCTTCACGTCGTAAAAATGCCACCCGAGAGACAACGGGCACCCTGAAGGCCTGGCTGCAGGAGCACCAGAAGAACCCCTACCCCACTAAAGGAGAGAAGATAATGCTTGCTATCATCACCAGGATGACCCTTACACAA GTGTCTACATGGTTTGCGAATGCTCGCAGGAGGCTGAAGAAGGAGAACAAGGTGACGTGGTCACCGCGGGCTTGTAAAAGCTCTGACGACCGAGGCTGTGATGAAGACAGTGATGAGGCAGAGAAGCCACTTAAAACTGACAAAGATCTTCCTG ATCAACAGTGTGCAGACCTGCAGAGTGATCTTGAAGACTTTGACCTGCTGGAGTCTGATGCTTCTGACTGTGAACCAAAGCCACAGTTTCTACCAGAGGACAATGAAGCAAacccaaacacaaacatccGACATGGGCATCTCACACACAACCCAGACCCACTACACGGGACAGAGAGATTGACTCCTGACTGCCCCAAACTCACATCGGTCCAAGACCAAAACAGCACCTTCTATCCTAATCCAGATGTCCGAAGCTCAGACGCCAAGCCGAAAATCTGGTCCATCGCTCACACTGCTGTGTCTTTGGATCCCAGCTTGCAGCCAGAATACCCTCCCTGTATGCTGTCATCGACCAGGTCCTCCTCTCCCGGGTATCCATCAAATATGGCACTAACCAAGGCAGACAGGCAACAGGATTCACCGGTCGACACTCTCAGAGAATGGGTGGACGGAGTTTTCCATGGCCCCCCTTTTCAACAGCCCAAACCAGCTGCGTTGTGGAAAGGCTTAAATGAAGCAGTGATAGACAGCAGAACGCCAGGACAATCCTTTGTTAGGTCTACGTCATCTTTGTAG
- the irx1b gene encoding iroquois-class homeodomain protein IRX-1b: protein MAFPQLGYPQFLSASHEVYGGERPASAREGATEGGVSSSATAAAVGSMLGMYGSPWAAHNYSAFLPYSGATDLALISQMGSQYDLKDSPGSHPASLPVHAAQGFYPYGQYPYGDPSRAKTATRETTSTLKAWLQEHQKNPYPTKGEKIMLAIITRMTLTQVSTWFANARRRLKKENKVTWGRSAEDRDGRIFSSDNEDEHGKNGSEDEDDEEEIDLETVDIERPEEQRAGEQDSGKGEGEAGLAAGEASEPKSSESSRTLSVEGLRRVEAAISLNKSPVVKLAVDHSPSRQECQRPPQSKPKIWSLAETATAPDSSHKPSPAAHAHHPALASAGHPALLPGHGIYTCQIGKLQNWANAAFLNANSLLNMRSLLGGAPAGHLPLHGAVPAARHDARPAVTGPGTSGTEDDSDEESSGSFSPKRDEEESDHRPDSLKSPFQLITDRPHHGTAAQRVLTTTL, encoded by the exons ATGGCTTTCCCTCAGCTGGGGTACCCCCAGTTCCTTAGTGCCTCTCATGAGGTGTACGGGGGCGAGCGGCCGGCCTCTGCCCGGGAAGGAGCTACCGAGGGCGGCGTGAGCTCGTCCGCTACCGCCGCGGCTGTCGGCTCCATGCTGGGGATGTACGGGAGCCCATGGGCGGCTCATAACTACAGTGCCTTTCTGCCGTACAGCGGAGCAACAGACCTCGCCCTCATATCCCAGATG GGCTCCCAGTATGATCTGAAGGACAGCCCGGGCTCTCACCCAGCCTCTCTGCCTGTCCACGCCGCTCAAGGCTTCTACCCGTACGGCCAGTATCCGTACGGGGACCCGTCGAGGGCCAAGACGGCCACAAGGGAGACCACAAGCACCCTGAAGGCCTGGCTGCAGGAGCACCAGAAGAACCCCTACCCCACCAAAGGAGAGAAGATCATGCTTGCTATCATTACGAGGATGACACTCACACAG GTGTCGACGTGGTTCGCGAACGCCCGCAGGCGGCTGAAGAAGGAGAACAAGGTAACCTGGGGCCGCAGCGCCGAGGACCGGGATGGACGCATCTTCAGCAGCGACAACGAGGACGAGCACGGCAAGAACGGCAGCGAAGACGAAGACGACGAGGAGGAGATTGATTTGGAAACTGTCGATATCGAGAGACCCGAGGAGCAGCGAGCAGGGGAGCAGGACTCCgggaagggggagggagaggcagGCCTGGCCGCCGGAGAGGCCTCGGAGCCGAAGAGCTCGGAGAGCAGCAGGACGCTTTCTGTGGAGGGCCTGAGAAGAGTGGAGGCGGCTATTTCTCTCAATAAATCGCCCGTTGTCAAACTCGCTGTGGATCATTCTCCCAGCAGACAGGAGTGCCAGAGACCACCCCAGAGCAAACCCAAAATCTGGTCCCTGGCTGAGACTGCCACGGCCCCCGACAGCTCTCACAAACCTTCCCCCGCGGCCCATGCGCACCACCCGGCTTTGGCCTCCGCCGGCCACCCGGCCTTACTCCCGGGTCATGGGATATATACATGCCAGATTGGCAAGCTGCAAAACTGGGCCAACGCGGCTTTTCTGAATGCCAATTCTCTTTTGAACATGAGATCGCTCCTCGGAGGGGCGCCGGCCGGACACCTGCCTCTCCACGGCGCAGTGCCGGCTGCGCGTCATGACGCACGACCAGCGGTGACGGGCCCCGGAACTTCGGGGACGGAAGATGACAGTGATGAGGAGTCGTCAGGAAGCTTCAGTCCAAAAAGAGATG aGGAAGAGAGCGACCACAGGCCTGATTCCCTGAAGTCCCCATTCCAGCTGATCACTGACAG ACCTCACCATGGCACAGCAGCACAGCGAGTTCTGACAACAACATTATGA